Part of the Jeotgalibacillus haloalkalitolerans genome is shown below.
CCGTGGTGTAGCGGTTAACATGCCTGCCTGTCACGCAGGAGATCGCCGGTTCGATCCCGGTCGGGACCGCCATTTAGTTTCCATGACACTGGTCATGGTTATTTTTTTGTTTAAAGAAGACACTTTTTCGTGTAAACTATTGATGATAGATGAAACTGACAGACTGACTCCGCGTGGGTGAGTCTTTTTTATTGATAAAGTATAGGTTTAAAAAGATTGTGCAATGACCGCTGTTGATTTCCGTGGAGGACTGCGCTTTCCGCGGCCGGACAGTGAGCCCCCTTAATGCTGCGCATTTTCGGGGTCTCACGTGTCCTTTCCTGCCGCAGGAGTCTCCGTCCTCCACTACAATCAACAGCTGGATTGAGTTTTTATATCTGGTTATAACCTACACAATGTTATTTGATCTTATAGCATAACGGGGTGAATGAATTGAAGACATACGAATGGAGATCTTCTTCTTCTGAGGAGACATCTGCTTTTGCGGAAAAGCTTGGCGCGCTATTAACGGCTGGAGATGTGCTGACGCTAGAGGGTGACCTTGGTGCGGGGAAGACCACATTTACAAAAGGGCTGGCAAAGGGTCTTGAGATTAAGCGTACGGTTAACAGCCCGACTTTTACAATTATGAAGGAATACCAGGGGAGACTGCCGCTTTACCATATGGATGTGTATCGTGTGGAGGATGAGTTTGAGGACCTTGGGTTTGATGAGTATTTTAATGGTGAGGGCGTTTGTGTGGTTGAGTGGGCGCATTTGATTGCGGATCAGCTGCCTGAAGAGCGTCTTGAACTGTTTATTTATTATATAGATGAGGCGTCGAGAAGGTTTGAGCTTGTGCCGCGGGGCGAACGTTATGAATCGTTATGTGAGGAGATTTTAGGATGATTGTACTTGCAATTGATACGTCGAATCAGCCGTTATCTCTTGCTGTCATGAAGGACGGGGCAGTGATGGGTGAGAAGCTGATTAATATAAAGAGAAATCATTCGCTGCAGGCGATGAGTGCGGTTGAGGAGCTGCTTGCTTCACTTGATGTGGCACCTGCTTCACTTGGACGGATTGTTGTGGCGAAGGGACCGGGATCTTATACAGGTGTCAGAATTGGCGTGACGCTTGCGAAGACGCTTGCCTGGTCTTT
Proteins encoded:
- the tsaE gene encoding tRNA (adenosine(37)-N6)-threonylcarbamoyltransferase complex ATPase subunit type 1 TsaE — its product is MKTYEWRSSSSEETSAFAEKLGALLTAGDVLTLEGDLGAGKTTFTKGLAKGLEIKRTVNSPTFTIMKEYQGRLPLYHMDVYRVEDEFEDLGFDEYFNGEGVCVVEWAHLIADQLPEERLELFIYYIDEASRRFELVPRGERYESLCEEILG